ATGTGAAAAATCAAATCCCCAAGTCAAGATGAATCCAGGAGGGCATTATTCCAAGATGTGAACACTTCTCATCAGTCCATGTGTCCAAACTCAGAGATACAGATGAAttctaataaaaaatactaGAGCCAAAAAACAGGGATTAAATCAGAGGTTGTGGCATGAGGTTGAAAACTGTAATCCGTGATCTCTCATTCCAACATTGAAGCAAGCAGTCCTCTGACTTTCTGTGCCTGCATCTGgaaagagcaagaaaaaaagccccgtggaggagaaggagaaggaggcgTACACTGACTTTGTTGGACTGAACGTGGGAATTGCAAAACGTGATGTCATTTTTGGATCTTTCTGAGGAGGGGCGTTATGGAGCTGTGCGTAAATGGCATTATTTGTGCGTAATTGGAGCTGGGTGAGATCAGGATCAGCACTCTGTGCTCCAAACACTGTTTAGATCAAATAAGAAATACGTGTTGATCGTGCTGGCATGACTAGTGTGGAGATATATAAGGGTTAAGTTACAGGACGAACAACATGAAGATGctttacacatttacaacatgGTTCTAACTTTACACGGGAGATCTGCTGAGTTTGATGAATTACatttcaataaatcaaacattaataaataaaataacttgtCACCTCACTCTGTAAGTCTGCAGTGAGATTTATGGCGCTACTTTTTGTGAAAGTTTGGAGGATCCCCACAGGTGGGGGAGCCACATTCTGTTTCCAAGTGAACAGCGCCACCGTGTGGCCACATGCACAGCCTTCTCCTCACCTATGATTCATTTATAAAGCTTCTCCTGTGACTGCCTGACGGTGTGTTTGCTGTCAAACTGAAACTCATCTGATAAAATCGCAGGTTTTGTGCTCGACGCTTggtttttttctcatatttatttactttgtttgtcATGATGATCACATTTAATTGGAGGTGGACTACTTTCTCCCCCCCTGAGgcggagacagagacacacaccgagggagagggggggagaaaaggcGTGTCCCAGGCAGAGAGACGCTGTGGATCTGTGTCGGATCCGGTGCGCttggagagcagagcagcaacagaaaccacctcagacttttattttgtagagcttttattttttaagtttggaTCAAACTTTTAAACCTgacaccttcctcctcctcctcctcctcctcctcgctgtggATGTAGGCCGGGTGTGTTCCTCAGCGCGCAGTCCGCCGTGGAGGTGGCGCAGAGACGCATGGAGACGCGCAGGATGAGCCGGGTGTTTTATTACTAGAGTTGTATCAGGACAGGAGACGAGCCGAGCTGGTGTGATGAAGGATCGCCTGGCTGAGCTGAGCGCTGTgagcctctctcctctttggTTCTCCTGCTTGTCTGACACCTGCACAGGTAAACCGCGCCACTCACGACACTTCTTTTCTCGTGCGTACACAGAGCAGGACACAAGCAGAGGAGGATGTTGCAGTCGCAGTGGACAGAGATGGATTCATGGAGGGCTTCTTCAGGAGGGTGGGTGTCctctgcagctcacacacacacacagacacacacacacagagtttggGTATGGTTGGAGATGCTGATGGTGTGTTACTTTCTGGTTTGTAGGTGGAGGAAGTCCGAGGACTCATTGACAAGATCTCCCACCAGGTtgaagaggtgaagaagatCCACAGCATGATCCTGTCTGCACCCCACCCAGACGGCAGTGAGTGCAGAGACGTGATGTTTGTGCACTGTTTGACTTTTGAAGCATGCatatgtcacttcctgtgctgcGTTTTCCTCCTCGGCTGTCCGACAGGAAACCTGCGAAGGAAACAGCTCCAGAAAACTCACAACCTCATTGTGCTCCGGGCTCCGACTTCTCCTGTTTTCATCTGTCGTTTGCAGATGTTCGCAGTGTCAATTCAAAGTATTCAAACCATTTAAAGATGAGTGTGAGCTGAAAAGAGCCAGCTCCACAGCTCCCACGGCATCACCGGCgagtgtgtttgaatgtgtccGTGTTTTAAGATCCATGACGTGGAGATGGTCaccagggagagagacaaagggcTTTGTGTGACCTCAGGGTTGTTGCCAAGTTACAAGATGAAATCAGATTAAATCCAATATttacaggaaagagagagagtgtgattagctttgtgttttttccctcagtgtgtttctttgtgtttgtgtgaaggaaCAAAAGATCAACTCAACGCGCTGACCAGCGATATCAAAGGCAACGCCAACGTGGTGCGGACCAAACTCAAATGTGAGCTTGACCGTCACACGCAGATGTTTACTGACCACGTCAGACACAAGCTGATGTTGTGTGGtgactgtttgtctctctgtctctgtctgaaaaGCCATGGAGCACAGCATGCCCAAAGATGATGTCGTGAACAGATCCTCTGTTGACTTCAGGATCCAGAAAACACAGGTCAGGAAACGTCTTCACAAACATCAGCAGGGACGCAGAGGTCGTGTTTTTGTAGAGATGTATTGACTCATTTTGAAAAGTCACAattaaaaagttttgttttgtcatagtTAGACCCCAAAACAAACCTCAAACCCTTTTAGGCAGTCGAAAGACTATGTGCCGCTTGTAGACTGCCATAAAATGCACTTCTAAAGTCACGTCCTCGTGTTTTCCCACTTGTCCTCAGCACACGGTGCTGTCCAGGAAGTTTGTGGAGGTCATGACACAGTACAACGAGACTCAAGTGTCCTTTCGGGAGAGGAGCAAAGGAAGGATCCAGAGACAGCTGGAGATAAGTAAGTGACAAATAAGAGTCCTGGAAACATGAAAGTAATGATTGTTAATGTAAACTGCAAACGTGAAATACTCCTGTCAGTCTGACGTCCAAGATGTGGAGATAAAAGAGAGACGAATGAAAGCCTGAAGCGGTGTTAGGACAGGATCCAGGAAACAGACCACACCGGTTTCCTCTCTGCTTCTATGGACACCAAGTGTTGatacacagacagcagcagcaggacacacaggagttatttatgtttctttcttcacGCCAAcgtcacagctgatcacatcTAAAGACGAGGCGATTAACCAGCAACAAGTTTGTCTGATTTCAGCATCTGAAAtctgaagatttgctgctttctttcatcttcggtgacagtgaactgaatatttttgggtcgtagacaaaacattttcacGTTTTATGGCTCGATTAATCGAGAAAATGATGGCCAGGTTACAAAAAAGATAGAATTTATTGATGCCTCATTAGATACAGCACCCCACGATAAACAAGGTGGTAAAAATAGACACTTTTATAATCATAAAACCCTAAAGAGGCTATCAACAGGTTATATAACGCCTAATAAACTAATTAACCAACCGGAATCAAGAGAAATGTGGCGTGTAATGTGTAAAAACACGTGTAAATAAGTTTATATGTGACATAAGTTACTGTTTGTCTTTGCTCCATCATCTTATATGTTTGGCCTCACGGCGACAAACAGATGCGAGAGAAGGCGTGGTGCATCAGGTGCATTGTATTATGCACATATGAGTAACACGAGACAATAGCGAAAGGTAGAAAATAGGACTGTCTTCCCACAGTCCCTGCGGCCGGCATTAATGAGAGGCTCCAGTTCTCCACGCTGCAGACGCTGGAAGAGCCTGATACTGGAGACGGATCGCTGTGTTTGCGTCGCCCTGGAAACGGGCAGAGGGCTCGGCAGGCCCGTGTAACAGTAGTTCACCTGTGTTTGACACGGACACATGAACGCCTCATCGTCctgggtgcacacacacacacacacacacacacacacacgcctgttGATTCACCATCATCCAGAGGTGAAACTGTGTTTTCCTCGGTGTGTTTCGACTGGAGGTTGTGATGGAGGGGTGTGTGTTTTCGCTGTGTTTGGCTCCGGCTCTCTCTGGGGGAATTGCAAAAGGTGTGTGACATCCAGTAAGCACCTGCCCAGAGAGCCGACTCTCCTGGGAGGGTGTTGCACAACACGAGGCACGGCCTCAGGAAAAGAAAGCTTTCTGTTTATAGAGTTTCGGCCATGAAGGTTCCTTTGTTCCTATTTCTAATCTTAGACCTTTATCCATGAATAAACCGAGAACCACAGCAGGAACTGAAGGACAGCGAAACATGAAATCATCACCAGTAAATGCACCGTGGTCGATATGTTCcgctgtactcgagtatttgctctgattacattacttatgatcaaaaacaaaaacatcaacaaggtcaacaacacaagacatagcagccagctaatattactgactagtccaacagctcgtcagccttttgtttcaccaagctcagcgtcctcttcgccctcttctcctctgccagtatgtccatagaggctgctgagcacgGTCACATTGCTaacgcttgcccagctccagttctagcacgacaccgCCACATTGCAAAGCTACAAACACTGCTCTGAGCTCCAAGTCCAGAGAGTAACGTCACAGCTACCTGTGCTaagtaacatgagctaacagcagctacagttcccAGATGTGTACATTACTGTGCGGCGGCTTCTTGATCAGTCACTTGCATGTGTACATTACTGTGCGGCGGCTTCTTGATCAGTCacttgctttttcttttttttttaccttcgtAGCTTCTTacgtcaacgtcctcttcagtctcttctcctctgccatcatgtccatagaggcgGCTGAGCACGGTCACATTGCTaacgcttgcccagctccagttctagcaTGACACCGCCACATTGCAAACTCCAGTGCTACCTgtgtaaatacaaacactgcGTCACGGCTAACTGTGCTAcgtaacatgagctaacagcagctacagttcgcAGATGTGTACATTACTGTGCGGCAGCTTCTTGATCAgtcacttgctttttttttttaccttcgtAGCTTCCtacgtcagcgtcctcttcagtctcttctcctctgacattatgtccatagaagctgctgagcctggtttcATTGCTaacgcttgcccagctccagttctggcacaacactggctccattcccctgtaaacctcctcttcttcttggtaCAAACAGTaacggtgctctgagctcacagtcttgggagcccggctaacaaacagagctaacagcagctgttcaGAGAAG
This genomic stretch from Larimichthys crocea isolate SSNF chromosome III, L_crocea_2.0, whole genome shotgun sequence harbors:
- the stx2b gene encoding syntaxin-2 isoform X2; translation: MKDRLAELSASRTQAEEDVAVAVDRDGFMEGFFRRVEEVRGLIDKISHQVEEVKKIHSMILSAPHPDGRTKDQLNALTSDIKGNANVVRTKLKSMEHSMPKDDVVNRSSVDFRIQKTQHTVLSRKFVEVMTQYNETQVSFRERSKGRIQRQLEITGRVMTNEELEDMLESGNPSIFTSDIISDSQITLQALNEIESRHQDIMRLESSIRELHAMFMDMAMLVETQGEMVNNIEKNVSNAAEYICSAKEETKKAVRYQKKSRRKLLCIATCVAAVSLLLLIIIVGVFE
- the stx2b gene encoding syntaxin-2 isoform X1, coding for MKDRLAELSASRTQAEEDVAVAVDRDGFMEGFFRRVEEVRGLIDKISHQVEEVKKIHSMILSAPHPDGRTKDQLNALTSDIKGNANVVRTKLKSMEHSMPKDDVVNRSSVDFRIQKTQHTVLSRKFVEVMTQYNETQVSFRERSKGRIQRQLEITGRVMTNEELEDMLESGNPSIFTSDIISDSQITLQALNEIESRHQDIMRLESSIRELHAMFMDMAMLVETQGEMVNNIEKNVSNAAEYICSAKEETKKAVRYQKKSRRKYIIIAFALLILLAVIALIVGLSVGLTKPPV